A stretch of DNA from Bradyrhizobium algeriense:
TTGCCCGCGCAAAATCGCGACGCGTCATGCCGGACGTTCCGACATTTCGCGATTGCTTTGGGCCGCAAGGTCGAGACGCTTGAGAACGGGCGGTCCGCCAATGGCAAATCATTCGGGCTGAAGACCGATCCGGTTGATAACCTTGTGCCATCGCTCGGCTTCCTCCTCGACAAAGCTGCTCGCCTCGGCAGGCGCCGTTTCGACAAGCGTCAGTGAAAGAGCCTTCAGGCGGTCGGCGACCATGGGCGACTTCATGGCGGAGACAACATCGGCCGATATCTGTTCCACGATCGGGCGTGGCGTCGCACGCGGCGCTGCGATCGCGAACCAGGTCAGGGATGTGAAACCGGGTATCTGCCTGGAGATCGGCGATACATCGGTGAGACCCTTGATCGGGTTGGCATCCGCCACCGCGATCGCCTTAAGCTGACCGCTCTGAATCAGCTGCTTGGCATCAGATAGGTTGACGAACATGAGGTCGACCTGGCCCCCAACGAGATCGGTCAGCGCCTGAGGATAGCCCCTGGCATAGGGAACATGAACCAGATCGATCCCGGTTTCGAGTTTAAGCCATTCCATGGTCAGATGCGGCGTGCCGCCCCGGCCGGTTGATGCATAGTTGAGCTTACCCGGTGACGCCTTAGCGAGCGCAATCAATTCCGGCAGGTTCGAAGCCTTGAGCTTCGGATTGGCAACCAGCACATTGGGAGACCTGGCTAGAACGGTCGCAACGGCAAAGTCGGACGGCTTGAAAGTCAGCGACCTGAACAAGAACTGGTTGACCGCAAGCGGCGGCGGAGGACTTGCAAGCAGCGTATAGCCATCCGCCCTCGATTGTCCGACATAGGCCGCACCGACATTGCCGGAGGCGCCAACACGATTTTCTACGATAACGGCCTGCCGCCACTTCGCCTGCAACTGTTCGGCGATCAGGCGCGTAAGCGAATCCAGTACGCCGCCAGCAGCAAACGGAACGACGATGTAAACCGGTTGGGCCGGAAATGCCTGAGCCGACACAGCGCATGGGTTCGCGGAAAGCGCAACGGCGAGCAAGGAGAGCAGGACAAGAAAATATCGGTGTCTGCGCTGCAACATAGATCGACGGCCTCAAATTCAATTACATTGGCATAGTGCGCCGCTGTCCTATAAAAAAACCAATAGAAATAGCGGAACCTCCTATCAGAAAAAGGCATAGCGGTGGTCTCGGTCAATTTCATGAGCCGGCGCCTCAAACTGAGGGATTTGCACATGCTCGAGGCCGTATCGGCCGCTGGCAGCATGGCCCGCGCTGCGGAGCAGCTGGCAATCTCTCAACCAACCATTTCGAAGGCGATCGCGGATCTCGAGCGTGATCTCGGCGTGGCATTGTTCGACCGCAGTTCGCGCGGCGCCGAGCTGACGCCGAGCGGATATATTTTGCTGCGGCGCGGCCGCGCGATGCTCGATGAACTGCAACAGGGCTTGCAGGAGATCGAGAACCTTTCCGATCCGACCGTCGGCGAGGTCCGCGTCGGTGCTGTCGATGCTTGGTCGGCGTATATTTCTATAGTCGTGGAGCGAACATCACGCCGTTATCCGAAGATTATCTACAAAGTCGTGTTCGGCGACAGCGACACGCTTTTCACGGCGCTACGTAACCGGACAGTTGACGTGGTAATTTCGCGCGCCGTGCTTGCGCGATCCCAACCGGACCTCGACACGGAGGTCCTTTTCCACGATCGGGTCACAGTGGTAACCTCGGCTGCACACCCGCTGGCCCGCCGGCGAAACATAGCCCTTCGTGATTTGCTGGACGAACGCTGGGTGATCGGCCCCCCTGACTCATTCCTCTACCAACTGATGCTGGAGGCCTTTCAGGCCAAAGGGCTGCCGATGCCCAAAGCGATGGTAACTACTCTTTCGATCCAGTTGCGACTGGACCTGCTGCAGAGCGGGTATTTCGTGACCGTCGATACCAGCGCCATGATGGACCACCCCGGCCGGAAGGGTCGCATCAAGGCGTTGCCGGTCGACCTCGGGGATATCGCAGGACCAATGGCTGCGGTGACGCTGAAAGGCAGGCAGCCGTCCGGGGCCCTAAAACTGGTCCTGAATGAAGCAAGAGCAATCGGAAGATCGATTTCCGTAGGGAAATAAGCTACCCACAAAAAACACCGCAGTTCAGCCGACTGGCGTACTACCTCATCAAAAATCAATTGTGCTTCGTTCTTTTGGGGTCACAACTATGTCCATTAGTCGTCAGAATCCTGGACTCATCGATCGATCATGCAATATAGGCGACGACAACATAGGCCTCGCCGTCATGTGTGAATTCGGCAGCTTGCCGCATTCCAAGCTTTGCATGCGCCGAAAGCGACGCGGCATTGTCGCGTCGGACAAACGCGATGCCTTCTCGACCCCTCAATCGCTTCCGTAATGCCTGAAACATTGCAGAAATTAGTCTGCGGTTTCGTTCATCCTCGGCGATGCATACCGGACCATGATTGTAAGGATTGCTCGACCCCGGATAAGCTCGGAGCTTCGCCTGGATAATTGGCATGTTCGCTGCCGCTGACAATGGACTTGAGACGAGATACCCGACGATACGCCCTTCCCGCCGGGCGACGATGATTGGCATCTCGGAAAGCACGCGTTCGAACCAGTCGCTGGAAAATTCGATGGAAAGTGCCCCGCCATTGCTGCGCAGATTGAGGCTCTGAAGGGCTACGATTCCGGGAATATCATCAGTCGTGGCGAGGGCAATTTCGCAATCCGAAACAGTCATCATGGTGTCCTTCGGCGACTTACCGCCGACCGATATGCCGCAACAAGCGCCGTTGCGAACAAGCGCACTGATCAGTGAGCATATCAGCCCGCAAGTCCGCAGCCAGGGGGCAGTCCAGTTTAGGATAAAAATCGACTTTTCGGGGGTGTCGGCTTTGGGTCAATCGCGACCGGGTCGCGGCAATAGCAAGTCCAGCCATGTCCGCTATGCCGCCGAAGGCGGAAGTAGATTCAGAGCATTGGCGGTAACGCATAGGCATGGCGGGTTGATCTCATATGACGGAATCAGCTGTTCTCCTTTGTTCTTCGGGTCCTGTCGGGGTCCCGGTTGGGTCCCGCATGAACGTGAACGAACGCAGAAGATCGCAAATTGTCGACGTAAAAAACCCCGAGAAACCAAGGGCGTTCTGCTGATCCCGACCGCTCATAACGGTCTGGTTGCAGGTTCGAGTCCTGCCGGGCCCACCAGCCTTCGCTCGCGTATGCGGACACTTTGAAAACGACTCGATTTCCGCTTTAAGAACGACTCGATTTCGTTTTGAAAACGACTCGATCTCAGATCTCCCTGAAGCGCCTGTCAAATTTCTCCTCGATTTTTTCGCCGAATTTGCGACCCGAAAAAAGTGAGGGGGGTCTTTTCTCGTCGAGGGCTGTCCGCTGCATCTCCAAGGAAGATGGGTGCCGCCGATTGACCGGACGCCCCTTTTCTTCCCAACTGACAAGAGCGGGTGGGCGCGCGGGAATCATCGTGCGGACTGGTATCGCAACCGATAGTTCAACAAGCGTATTTTTCCGCGATCTTGTCGCCAATCGAAAGCTCTTCAGCCTCCATGATTTTCAATCCGGTGTCGGTTATTTTGGCAACATCGGTCACGCGCGATTCAAATTTTCTCTTTTGACCTTGGGGCAGGCAAATATCCGCCCACATGGTCGTTGCCACCGTGCGCGGCGATGAACATGGCGACGGCCGACCGGCAATAGGATTCGATTTCGTTGTCGTCCTCTGCTCTCGCCTGATCGAAGCGTGCGATAATCA
This window harbors:
- a CDS encoding GNAT family N-acetyltransferase, coding for MMTVSDCEIALATTDDIPGIVALQSLNLRSNGGALSIEFSSDWFERVLSEMPIIVARREGRIVGYLVSSPLSAAANMPIIQAKLRAYPGSSNPYNHGPVCIAEDERNRRLISAMFQALRKRLRGREGIAFVRRDNAASLSAHAKLGMRQAAEFTHDGEAYVVVAYIA
- a CDS encoding tripartite tricarboxylate transporter substrate binding protein, translated to MSAQAFPAQPVYIVVPFAAGGVLDSLTRLIAEQLQAKWRQAVIVENRVGASGNVGAAYVGQSRADGYTLLASPPPPLAVNQFLFRSLTFKPSDFAVATVLARSPNVLVANPKLKASNLPELIALAKASPGKLNYASTGRGGTPHLTMEWLKLETGIDLVHVPYARGYPQALTDLVGGQVDLMFVNLSDAKQLIQSGQLKAIAVADANPIKGLTDVSPISRQIPGFTSLTWFAIAAPRATPRPIVEQISADVVSAMKSPMVADRLKALSLTLVETAPAEASSFVEEEAERWHKVINRIGLQPE
- a CDS encoding LysR family transcriptional regulator, with translation MSRRLKLRDLHMLEAVSAAGSMARAAEQLAISQPTISKAIADLERDLGVALFDRSSRGAELTPSGYILLRRGRAMLDELQQGLQEIENLSDPTVGEVRVGAVDAWSAYISIVVERTSRRYPKIIYKVVFGDSDTLFTALRNRTVDVVISRAVLARSQPDLDTEVLFHDRVTVVTSAAHPLARRRNIALRDLLDERWVIGPPDSFLYQLMLEAFQAKGLPMPKAMVTTLSIQLRLDLLQSGYFVTVDTSAMMDHPGRKGRIKALPVDLGDIAGPMAAVTLKGRQPSGALKLVLNEARAIGRSISVGK